The Larimichthys crocea isolate SSNF chromosome XI, L_crocea_2.0, whole genome shotgun sequence genome has a segment encoding these proteins:
- the LOC109140068 gene encoding uncharacterized protein LOC109140068: MADFRWIQVSLFVIALLQFPEAEGFPLFTVRAGQEVTLPCVNVIDGQQNCDSTTWVFINQRAEVELIKLGQIVENSKSDRLSVTQNCSLVIKKLTHEDGGVYDCHQYKSGEIHSWYDVDLFVVTMTEHKINDQVVLNCSGWTYYELWCVQTVKWLFEGKDVDEDHKDLQTSQSDCSASVTFTTSHFIHTSNSDLLTCEVTHGDKVQLFPFRLQPSGDTATKPRPEPTTKPPTATAADDEDDGAVNYENVTSSV; encoded by the exons ATGGCTGACTTCAGATGGATTcaagtttctctgtttgttatCGCGCTGCTTCAGTTTCCAG AAGCTGAAGGATTTCCCCTATTCACTGTCAGAGCTGGACAGGAAGTCACTTTGCCTTGTGTAAATGTGATAGACGGTCAGCAAAACTGTGACAGTACAACATGGGTATTCATAAATCAGAGAGCAGAAGTAGAGCTGATTAAACTTGGACAGATTGTTGAGAactctaaatcagacagactgagtgttaCACAGAACTGTTCTCTGGTCATAAAGAAGCTCACACATGAAGATGGTGGAGTTTACGACTGTCACCAATACAAATCAGGAGAAATACATTCATGGTATGATGTTGATCTGTTTGTTGTTACCA TGACTGAACACAAGATCAATGATCAGGTGGTGTTAAACTGCTCTGGGTGGACATATTATGAACTATGGTGTGTACAGACAGtgaagtggctgtttgagggtAAAGATGTGGATGAAGATCACAAAGATCTGCAGACATCACAGTCTgactgctctgcctctgtgacCTTTACGActtctcatttcattcacacatcaaaCTCTGACTTACTGACGTGTGAAGTGACTCATggtgacaaagtgcagctgtttCCCTTCAGACTTCAGCCCTCAG GTGACACGGCAACAAAACCAAGACCAGAACCCACAACCAAAccaccaacagcaaca GCggctgatgatgaagatgatggtgcaGTGAACTACGAGAACGTCACATCTTCTGTTTGA